The genomic interval GCACTACAGAAGACGGGGGTTCCCAATCTCTTGCTCCTCAATTCTGGCCCTGTGCCGCCCAATCCTTCGGAACTTTTGGGGTCGGCGGGGATGAGGACGTTGTTGGAGCAGTTGAAGGAGCGAGCCGATATCGTCTTGGTAGACAGCCCCCCGGTGTTACCGGTGGCCGACGCGGTGGTCCTATCTGCTATCGTGGACGGGGTGCTGCTGGTGGTTAGCGCCGGACACACCCAATATCAGGTGGCCAAGGATGCCAAGGCGGCCTTGGACAATGCCAAAGCGAACATCATCGGCGCGGTCTTGAATAACGTCCCGGTGACCAAGGGCAACTACTACTATTACTATTACTACTACTCCTCCGACTCTGGCGAGGAATCGTCTCGATGAAGTTCATCGATCTGCATACCCATGTGTTACCCGGGGTGGATGATGGGGCGAAGGACTATACGGAGGCTGTGGCCATGCTGCGGGAGGCTAGGGTGGGGGGGATCCGAGGCCTCGTGGCCACACCCCATTTTCGATACAAGGACGATTGGTTAAGCTTTGTTGCGTCTGCGCAGGAAGTCTTTCAACAATTGACCAAAGAGGCCCAAGACCAAGGGCTAGATCTTGCCCTACAGCTGGGCTTTGAGGTGGAGTTGGATAGCGGACTTTTGACCATCAGCGATTTTAGTCCGTTGACGATCGGCGGGCGGGGGGCATATTTGCTCCTGGAATTGCCTTCGCATCAGGTTCCACCCTGTTTCGAGGAAGTGGTTTTTCAAGTAATGGTCAAGGGTGTTGTTCCCATCATTGCCCACCCGGAGCGGAGTATAGCCCTGTGTCAAAGACCACCTCTTCTGTATCGTTTGGTGGAGCAGGGGGTCTTACTGCAAGTGAATAGTGGTAGCCTCCTGGGTGTTTTCGGCGAAGAGGTTCAGTTGCGGACTTGGTCCTTGCTTGAAGCCCGGTTGGTTCACTTCATTGCATCCGACATGCACCATGCCAAGGGTCACCGGGGAAGTAATCTTCCTCAAGTCCAACGGGTCCTTGAGGAGCACCTGCCCGGGGATTACTGTACGATGTTGCTGTCCACACATCCTGCCGCGGCAATGGAGGGTGTCCAAATCCGGATCCCTGATCCGCTGCCGGGCTTTGGGGAGAAGCCAGGATGGTGGCAACGTTTCTGGCGAAGATTTCCGATGGGGCGTAGGTAGTATCCTTTGAATCACTTTCCGGAATGAAGGGCGGTGTTAGGGGGCCGACCACTTGGTTGGTCCAATGCAGATATGCAGGTATTGGAAGTGCCGATTGCACAAATCGAAATACCCGAAAGACAAGTAAGACGGAAGATCAACCAGGAGAGTATCCGAAGTTTAGCTGATTCTATTGCCCAGGTGGGCCTTCTGCACCCGATCACCGTGTGTCGCACCCCTGAGGGGACGTACCGTCTCCTGGCCGGAGAAAGAAGATTGCGGGCTTGTCAGTTGCTGAGCTTTGAGAACATTCAATGTGTGGTGGCCCAGAAAATAGTGGACGCCACCAGTCTTCAGTTGGTGGAAAATGAACAGCGTTGCGACCTAGATCCCTTGGAGCGGGCGGTATGGATTATGCAGTATCTGGATCAGACAGGTCTTTCCAAGCGGGCCGTGGCGGCACAACTGGGTATTCCCCGCCCCACAATGCTCAACTGGCTGCTAATCTTGGAGGCTAGTGAGCGGCATCAGCAGGCTATCGTCGACAATTTCCGCCGGGGAACCAGTATCTTGACTTTGGCTCACCTGGCGGTGGCTCGGCGTACCGCAAAGAAATTGGGTAACCCACAGCTGCAAGATGAACTGTTGGATCTGGCTGAAGCCCATAGCGTTTCCCACAGTGATTTGTCCAAAGCCTGTGATCTACTCATCTCACATCCGAAACTTACACCGTTGGAAGCGATCCAGAAAGTGCGTCCCATTGAGATCTTTAAGAAGCCCAGATTCCAGAAGGAAAGTCCCCGCATTGTAACTCAGCAAAACACCGCGGTGAACCGCATAAACGATGCATTGGAGCTAGCGGGCCGGTGTTTTCATGAGTTGGATCAAGGTCTGCGGCTTAGGATAAGAGAACAGGAACGTCAGGTGCTTATAACCAAATTGCGTGAGATTGAGGAACTTGCCTTGGATTTGGCCCTGGTGCTAAGTTCCATGAAGGATTAGGGGGATGACTATGTTTGATGCTAAACGCTGGGTGCTGCTCGGTGTGATCGTCTTTCTGCTGCTAGGCCCATCGGTGGTGGTTGCGGAGTCCATTAAGCTTACCATTGACACCTATCCGAACTTGGTTTTTGAGGTGGTCTATCCCGAAACGATGGAGAAGGATCAGGTGGTGGCCGACCTCGATGCGGTAGAACAGATCCTTGGACGAGAGATGACTAAAGTGGCCATCGAGGCCGAAAACAGCGGCGCCTTGTACGCTAGCCCAGATAAGGAAGAGGGCAAGATCGTCTACCAGTTGCCCCTGGGGGAGATCGTGAGCCTCTTTGCCGGCTATGCCTCGGAGGTGGAGTTCAAGGTGACCATCGATACCGCGATCGGCTGGGAGTTGAGTGGTGTTGATCCGGAGGAGTTTGAGTATGACCTGGAGACCAAGGGCACCTTGGATCACTATCTTTTCACCGGGTCCACAAAGGACCAGTGGCCGACCTTGCGGGTGGAATATGCCGTGCCTGGTACGGGCCTGTTCTTCTATGTGGTTCAGCTTTTGCTACTCTGGTTGGCCGCGCCTTTGGTGATGTTTTACGGCGGTACCTATGTGGTGAACTTGGTGCTGAATAAGCAGATCCAGGAGGATCTCCGTCGCCTAATTACTTTGGTGAGTGTGGCCAGTACTTTGACGGAAATCGGTATCATTTACCTGGGTTTTCGGATCTGGCATTGGATACAGGTCGGAACCTTCTTTCTGGGCTTTGCCGGAGCCTTCTTACTGTCCATGGGTTCGGTCCTCGTATCGATGATTCTGTTGATGGTGGCCGGTTATCAGGTGGAAAAACGGGCTCGGAAGACGGGGGTGCTATAAAGTGTCCCAGATTACCTATTTGATTAACGGTAGGGTGGTTACGCCCCGGAAGTTGATCGAACCGGGATATGTGGCTTTTGCTGCGGGCCAGATCACTGCCGTGGGCCCGATGGAGGAGCTTCAACCCCCTATGGGTGCAGAGGTGATCGATGTCGCAGACCGTTTGGTGTTGCCGGGGTTAATCGATCTTCATACCCATGGCTATGGGGGGATCGATGTGGAGACCATGGACAGACAGCAGTTTCTCGATCTAGCGCAGCACATGGTGAGCCTTGGTGTTACTGCCTTTTTGCCTACCCTGTCCGCCACTGATCTTAAGACCATGTACGAAAGGGCAGAATTGGTTCGGTGGATTCAAGGACAGGCCCACAACGGTGCGAATGTACTGGGCATTTACTTTGAAGCTCCCTACATGAACCCGGTCTACCGGGGGGCCCAGGCCCTAGAACATGTGCGGGATCCTCTTCCTGCGGAGTATCTACCCCTATTTGATACCTGTGGGGATGTTTTACGGATCGTTTTGATTGCCCCAGAGTTGCCCGGGGCAATGGACTTCATCCGGGAGTGCGTCCGCCGGGAGATTGTCCCAGCCTTGGGACATTGCCAACCCAGCTATGAAGTGGCCAAAGAAGCCATCAATGCTGGAGCGGATCATCTGGTCCATGCCTTCAATGCCGTTCCCGATTTCAAGAAACGGGACCCGGGCGTGATCGGGGCCTTTCTGAATTCAGACCATGTATATCTGGAGGTTATCTCCGATGGCCATCATTTGCACCGGGCAGCGGTGGAGCTGTTGTACAAGTTTAAAGGGCCCGATTGGCTGATCCTGGTCAGTGATAGTGCCCCCCTCACGGGGCTTCCCGATGGGATTTATCGGGGGTTTGGTCAGGAGATTGAACTGCGAGGTTTCCGGGCTACTTTGGCGGGGCGTCCTGATGTCCTGGCCGGAAGCGCCAGTGGTCTCAACCGGTGTTTGCAGTTTGCGGTGGAAGAAGTGGGCATTCCCTTGGTACAAGCGGTGCAGATGGCGACCAGTACTCCGGCGAAACGCCTAAAACTTACCCGCAAGGGACGGCTCGAACCGGGGCTCGATGCGGACCTTGTGGTGCTTAATCCTGATTATTCTGCAGCTCTTACTTTCGTGGGCGGCCAAGAAAGGTATCGGCAGTGGGGTGGATGAGTTGTTGTACTGAGAACCGGTGCAAGAGACAATTCTCCGGTTTTCCTTGGCGCGTAGCAGGTTCAGGTTCTCGGTTGAATATATTCGTCCACGTAGTGGAGTTTTCCCGCACCCAATTCCAGCACAGCATCAATCAGTTCCCGGTTGACTTGGTCATAGACCTCTGACTTTTTCGCTGGATCCGCGGGCTTTTCACGGAGTATGGGGCGGCCAAAGGCCACACGGAGCTTGCGGGCCTCGGGGACGATGGCGCAGGGGATAATCGGTACCCCCAGGCTTGTGGAAAGCATCGCGGCTCCAGACAGGGGTTTATACACATTAAAATCGTTGGATCGCTCACCCTCGAAGAAGATCCCCACCACCTTGCCTTCTTTCAACAGGGAGATGGCGGTGGAGATTGCTCTTCGATCACTGGTTCCCCGTCGTACCGGAAAACCGCCTAGCTTCGTCATAAGCAGACGCGAAAAATACCCTTCGAACAACTCTTGCTTCGCCATGAAATGAACCCGACGGGGGCAGGCGATGAACACAAAGATGGAATCGTAGAAAGTGACGTGATTAGGTGCTAGAATGAAGGGTCCTGCCTTGGGGATATTTTCTCTTCCCACAATTTCCCAGCGAAATCTGATCCTGAAAATCAAAGACCAAAACAGTCTGTACAGTGTGTAGAACACCCTGATCACCGGGATTTTGACCGCTGGCCACCTTGGTGGAGTCTTGAACGTAGCGGTTTTTCCCGGGTTCCCTCCTTCGCTGCGATTGTTCTAAAACAGTCACGTCGCTGTAGCTTCCTGCACGGTATAGTATACCGCGCATCAAAACAAAGGGCAGTTTTACGTCTTCCAAAGGATAACTGGATCCCAATCAGACATCGGTGGTTTTTCCACGTAGTCCAGAATTTTAGTCGACGGGAAGTAACCTCGCAGATGAGCAGCAGTTCCCCTTCTGCCATACCTTGAACCTATTGTCTTGTCTTAGCCGCCACCCCCAGAGTATCCTGGAGTGCCATAACTCCTGCTGATGTTGGGAAGCAACTACAATCAATTGTATTTCAACGTCCTGGGCCAGTTTTCCTTCTATATCTTGGCACTGGGATCCCGGTGTGATATGATAACTGCAGTAAAGGAGGAGTCCTTCCGTGTTGCTGACAATCGATGTGGGAAATACGAATATTACCATCGGGGCTTTCAAGGAGGACAGGCTGATTAGGACTTGGCGGATCGCCACTCGTCCGGATCGGACCGTGGACGAGTACAGGTTCATTCTTAAGTCTCTCTGGCAGGAACTGGCATCCCCTGAGGCTATCCATGGTTGTGTAATCAGTAGCGTGGTGCCCAACGTGACTTCTCTGGTTTCCGAGGCGGTGCAGCGCCTGTGGCAAGTGGATTCTTTGGTGGTGGGCCCCGGGGTGAAAAGTGGTATCAAGATCCGCGGAGACAATCCCCGGGAGGTGGGTGCTGACCGGATCGTGAATGCAGTGGCCACTTACCATTATTATTCCACACCTGCGGTGGTGGTGGACTGCGGAACCGCCATCAGCTTCGATGTGGTTACCGACCAGGCGGAATATATTGGTGGGGCCATTGCGCCGGGCCTGAATATGGTGGCCGATGCCATAGTGGCGCGGACCGCCAAATTGAAACGGGTGGAGCTCAAACGACCGGTCCGGGCCATCGGTCGGAATACCGAGGAGTGTATTCAGTCGGGGATCGTCTTTGGCTACATGGGTCTAGTTGAGCATTTGATTAAGCGCATCGCCGAGGAACTGAAAGCGGAACCCACCGTGATCTTCACCGGGGGGCAAGGTGGTGTGCTGGTTGAGGAGTTCGAGGGAAGGTTCATCTATGACCCGGAATTGACCCTGAAGGGACTTCACATAATTGCCAAACTGAATGGGTGGTAGCATATGCGGGGCAAAAGAATTGTCTTGGGGATCACTGGAGGTATCGCAGCCTATAAAGCGGCTCAGATCTGCAGTGACTTGGTGAAGGCCGGTGCCACCGTTGATGTGATTATGACCAAGGCGGCTTTGGAATTCATCGGGCCCATCACTCTGCAGAACATAGCCAATAATAAAGTACACATCGATATGTTTGCCCTACCGGAGAACTATAACGTGGAGCACGTTTCGCTGGCCCAGGGGGCGGATCTGATCCTGATTGCCCCTGCCACAGCCAACTGTATTGCGAAACTAGCCTGTGGATTGGCCGATGATCTATTGTCCTGTACGGTCTTGGCTTCGCAGGCTCCGGTGTTGATTGCCCCGGCCATGAACACTAACATGTGGACCAACCCGGTAACCCAAGAAAATGTTGAGAAACTCAAGGCAAGGGGATTCCACTTTGTGGAACCGGGCTATGGGCGGTTGGCTTGCGGCTTGATTGGACAAGGCCGTTTGGCGCCTGTGGACGAGATCGTGGATGCTGCCCATTACGTCTTGGGACAAGGTGGCCCCTTGGCTGGTCGCAAGATTGTAGTTACCGCCGGTGGTAATAGGGAACCCATCGATCCGGTACGGTTCTTGGGGAACCGTTCCTCCGGTAAGACCGGTTTTCACTTGGCCAGGGAAGCGCGTAACCGTGGGGCGCAGGTGATACTCATCTCCGGCCCCACAGAACTGAAGCCGCCGTTGGGGGTGGAGTTTGTCCCGGTGGAGACAGCCTTGGAGATGGACGCCGCGGTAAAAAGACACGTGGAAGGCTGTGATGCCCTGATCATGTCCGCGGCGGTGGCAGATTACCGGGTGGAGAATGTGGCCAGCAGCAAACACAAGAAACAGGAGCGGTTGACCTTGCATCTGGTCCAGAATCCTGATATACTGGCCACCACCAACGGAGATTTCGTTAAGATCGGCTTTGCCGCGGAGACCGAAGACTTGCTACCGGCCATGGAAGCGAAGCTGGTGAAGAAAAACTTGGACCTGATCGTGGGTAATCTCGTAGGTCTGCCGGACCGGGGCTTTGAGGCCGATACCAATCAGGTGGTCATCATGGACCGCTCCGGGGCTACGGAGCATTGGCCCTTGATGGACAAGGGAGAATTGGCTAAGAAGATCATCGATCGTCTACAAGATCTACTTGCCGAAAAGTAGCATATGCTGTATCATAAAAACGAAAAAACCCCGAAGTGCAGACATCTTCGGGTTCACATCATCCTTTACCGCTTGGATCAGATGACCGAGACGGTGCTTGCTGATATTGATTAGTGGAGTAAACCTGCGGTCAGACTGCAGGTTTTTTTGTTAGGGGGTGTTGGAATGCAGAGTAGCGAATTGGCCAGCTACTTTGGCGATGTGGGGATTATCGGTGCTGGAGCGGTGGGGACTGGTCTGGCCTATGCTCTGCGGAGAGCTGGTTTAGGTCCAGCGGCCGTGGCCAGCCGTACCAACGCCCGGGCCAGGGAACTGATCGAAGGGTTGAAGGCCGGTATTGCCTGTTCCCCGGCGGAACTGGTGGAGCGGTGCCGGACCGTGTTCTTGACGGTGCCCGATGACCAAATCCTGCTCCTTTCCCAGGCCCTTCCCTGGCGTAAGGGACACATTGCCATCCATTGCAGCGGGGCCCATAGCCTTGAGGTGTTGAAACCGGTGGCCGAGGCCGGTGGTCGGCGGGGAGCCTTTCATCCCTTGAATAGCTTTCCTAGTCGAAAGTTGAGCCGTTCTCGCCTGGGTCACTCTTTCTTCGGCATCGAAAGTGATGAGGAGTCCCTTCTTGAGGCCCTAGATACCTTGGCCCAGACGTTGGGACGGGGAGCCTTGCATGTAGCTGGGGATAGACGGGTGTTGTATCACATCTGTGGAGTACTGGCCTCAAACTATTTGGTCGCCTTGCTTGATGCCGCGGTGGGACTCTTTTCCTCATTGGGATATTCCGAGGAAGAGGGACTGCGGGCTTTGTCTCCCTTGGTGCAAGCCACCTGGGAAAACATCGGGCGGGTGGGTACCAAAGCGGCCTTGAGTGGCCCCATCGCCAGGGGCGATGGGGGAACAGTGAGGGCACATTTGGAATACTTGACGCAATTGGGCGAAGCGGACCTACTGAAACTTTACGTAACCCTAGGTGAACTGACACTGGAGGTTGCAAAGGCGAAGGGTACCCTAACAGGAGACAACTATCAGAGGTTGAAGGAGATCTTTGCCCAGCAGGAGGGATGAAGCATGCGGAATGTGTTGAAAAGTAAATTGCACCGGGCCCGGGTAACAGACGCCAACGTCGATTACGAAGGTAGTATTACTATCGATGAAGAACTGATGGAATTGGCGGATCTGGTACCATGGGAAAAGGTGCAAGTGGTAGATGTGACCAATGGGGCGCGCCTGGAGACCTATGTAATTCCAGGGTCCCGGGGCAGTGGCTGCATCCAGCTGAACGGAGCCGCCGCCCGGCTGATTTTTCCCAATGACTTGGTCATCATTATGTCCTACACCTGGATTGATGAGGCGATGGTAGCCGATCATAAACCCAAAATCATTCTATTAGATGAACAGAATCGACCGAAGGAGGTATCGTAGTTATGGCAGTCACTACACTGGATATTCGAAACATGAAGGGAAAGCAAAAGATTGCGATGGTCACCGCATACGATGCCCTGATCGCCAAGATCGTCGATTCTGTGGGGATACCCCTGATCCTGGTAGGTGATAGTGTGGGCAACACTTACCTGGGTCTTTCCAACACGGTGCCGGTTACCATTGCGGATATGATCCACCATACTAAGGCTGTGACGCGGGCAACCAAGCATGCCCTTGTAGTAGCGGATCTCCCCTTTATGACCTACGCCACCGAGGAGGCAGCGCTCCATAACGCAGGGCGCCTATTGCAGGAGGGCGGTTGCCAAGCGGTCAAGCTGGAAGGTGGTCAGGAGGTGGCCGGAATCGTCCGACGCCTGGTTGGGGTCGGGATCCCTGTGATGGGGCATATCGGTTTGTTGCCCCAATCGGTGAACCAGCAAGGGGGCTACCGGATCCAAGGGAAGACTGCCGAACAGGCCCAGAAGCTCTTGGAGGATGCCAAGGCCATTGAGGCCAGCGGTGCCTTTTCCATTGTCCTCGAGGGCATCCCCCACGATTTGGCCGCCAAGATTACAGCCGCCGTAAGCATCCCCACCATCGGTATTGCCGCCGGTCCCGACTGCGACGGTCAAGTACAGGTCATCACCGACTTGTTAGGGATGCAGGAGGATTTCGTCCCGAAGCATGCCCGACAGTACGCAAATCTTGCGGCAGTGATCCGCAGTAGTCTGCAGCAGTATAAAGAAGAAGTCGAGGAAGGAACCTTTGGTCGTTAGGGGGATTGGGCCACTTGAAGATCTGTGAGACGATTCGAGAAATGCGGGAATACCGAAAGGGCGCCCAAGGACGGGTAGCCTTGGTGCCCACTATGGGTTATCTACATGAAGGTCACCTGAGCCTGGTTCGCCAGGCGCGCCAAGAAAATGATGTGGTCGTGGTGAGTATTTTTGTGAATCCCACCCAGTTTGGTCCCAACGAAGACTTTGCGCGGTATCCCCGCGATATGGAACGGGACCTGAATCTGCTCAGGGCAGAAAATGTGGATGCAGTCTTTGCTCCTGATGCGGAAGAGATGTACGGGGATGGATTCAGCACCTACGTGGAGGTGACGGGACTGAGCGAAGTGTTCGAAGGAGCGGTACGTCCTGGACATTTCCGCGGAGTAGCCACCGTGGTGTTGAAGCTGTTTAACATCGTTCAGCCCCATTGTGCCTATTTTGGTCAGAAGGATGCCCAACAGGCAGCGGTGCTCAAGCGCATGGTCCGCGACCTGAACGTGGATGTGACCATCAAGACTTGTCCCACCATCCGGGAGGCCGATGGACTGGCGGCCAGCAGCCGAAATATCTATCTAAATGCAGAGGAACGGGCCGCGGCCACCTTATTGCACCAGGGCCTTCAGGCGGGGCGCCACCTTTGGCAGGCGGGGGAACAGGATCCTGACGTGATTACAGCCAGGATAAAAGAAGTGTTACAGCATCCTCTAATCACCCTGGACTATGTGGCGGTGGTTTCACCGGACAGCTTTACCCCCGTGACCCGCGTGGAAGCAAATCACCTCTTGATCATTGCCGCAAAAGTTGGTACAACAAGACTAATAGACAATATGAGTCTGGTTTAGTAAGGGAGAGGAGGAGTTACAGTTGCCGTCGGTGACTGTAATGAGGACCGCATGATGAGAATATCGAGTCGAGCAAGGAACATATCCCCATCCGCCACTTTGAGTGTTGATGCTTTAGCGAAATCCATGATTAAGGCTGGTCACAACGTGATCGGCTTTGGAGCTGGGGAACCCGACTTTGATACACCCCAGCACATCAGGGAGGCGGCCGTTGCGGCCCTGGATAGGGGGTATACCCGGTATACCCCAGCGGGTGGCACCCTAGAGCTTAAGGAAGCCGTTTGTGCAAGGCTAGAAGAGGATTATCAAGTAAAGTACGAACCTGACCAGGTGATTATCTCTTGCGGGGCAAAACATAGTCTATACAACCTTTTCCAGGTCATCTGCGATCAGGGGGATGAAGTAATCCTTATGGCGCCCTACTGGGTGAGCTACTTGGAACAGATTAAGTTAGCCGGTGCCGTGCCGGTAGTGGTGGCGCCCCGCGATCATACCCTCAAACCATCCCTTGAGGACATTGAAGCCGCCATTACCTCCCGGACGCGGGCGATCATTGTGAATAGCCCCTCGAACCCCAGCGGGATTGTACTGGACCGGGACTTCCTCGTGGCGGTGGGGGAGTTGGCTCTTAAGCACGATCTGTTGGTGATCTCCGACGAGATTTACGATAAACTAATCTACGGCACAGCAAAGCATGTCAGTTTTCCCACCTTAGGTGATGAGCTCAAAGCGCGGACTGTGCTTATAAACGGAGTGTCGAAGACCTACGCGATGACTGGGTGGCGGATCGGGTGGGCCGTGGGCCCGGTGGAGATTATCAAGGCGATGGTCAATTTACAGAGCCATAGCACCTCGAACCCGACCTCCATTGCCCAATATGCGGCGGTGGTGGCTTTGACTGGTCCCCAGGCCCCGGTGGAACAGATGCGCAAAGAGTTTTCCCGGCGTAGGGACTTTATGCTGGAAAAACTCAACCAGCTTCCTGGGGTTAGTTGTCAGATGCCGGAAGGGGCCTTTTACGCTTTTCCCAACATTGGTGGCCTATTTGGCAAGAGCTTCAACGGGACTGTTATCGATAGTTCCGAGACCTTTGCCAAGTATCTGTTGCAAGAGGTGAAAGTGGCCGTTGTGCCCGGTATCGCCTTCGGAGCCAATGAATACGTGCGACTTTCCTACTGTTTGTCCATGGATAAACTGGCGGAGGGTTTGGAGAGGATCCACCAGTTTATCCTAAAACTGACGTAAACAGGATGGGCGGAGGACTCCCTCCGCCCACTGTCAAAAGCTTTCCCAGTAGTGACCAGGAAGATTACCCGTGGCCCTTTTCTGGAAGGGGCCGGGGCCTGATCCGAAGGGAGGAGAGTTAACCTGTTAGGGTGACGGGTTACGATCAACATGACCAGTATCCTAATTGCTGACGATGATCCCCATGTTCACGAGATCCTATCTTTGTATTTCCGTAAAGAGGGTTTTGAGATCCTGTCTGCCTACGATGGCCAGGTGACCCTTGAACTAGTCTCCTCGAGTAATCCGGATCTACTTATTCTTGATATCATGATGCCTAAACTAGATGGGTGGGAGGTTTGTACCCAACTGCGTAATCAAGGTATTGACATTCCCATAATCATGCTAACGGCCAAGAACGATGACTACGAGAAAATTCTTGGTTTTGAGTTGGGAACAGACGATTACGTGACGAAGCCCTTCAACCCGGCGGAGGTGTTAGAACGGACTAAGGCTGTCTTGAGGCGGGTAAAGCCGCGAAATACGGTGTCCGCCCAAGGGATTGAGGTGAATATGGAGGAATACACGGTGACAGTGCGTGGGGTCCGGGTTGGTTTGACCCCTCGGGAGACCCAGCTTTTGTATTTCCTGATGTCGAATACCAACCGGGTATTCACGCGGGACGAATT from Bacillota bacterium carries:
- a CDS encoding CpsD/CapB family tyrosine-protein kinase, whose protein sequence is MDAKSPVAEAYRLLRSNIQFASIDRELRTLLITSASPEEGKSTTLFNLGVVMAQSGKKVILLGCDLRKPTLHRLCGGHNRVGVTTVLLGQKTVDEALQKTGVPNLLLLNSGPVPPNPSELLGSAGMRTLLEQLKERADIVLVDSPPVLPVADAVVLSAIVDGVLLVVSAGHTQYQVAKDAKAALDNAKANIIGAVLNNVPVTKGNYYYYYYYYSSDSGEESSR
- a CDS encoding ParB/RepB/Spo0J family partition protein, whose amino-acid sequence is MPIAQIEIPERQVRRKINQESIRSLADSIAQVGLLHPITVCRTPEGTYRLLAGERRLRACQLLSFENIQCVVAQKIVDATSLQLVENEQRCDLDPLERAVWIMQYLDQTGLSKRAVAAQLGIPRPTMLNWLLILEASERHQQAIVDNFRRGTSILTLAHLAVARRTAKKLGNPQLQDELLDLAEAHSVSHSDLSKACDLLISHPKLTPLEAIQKVRPIEIFKKPRFQKESPRIVTQQNTAVNRINDALELAGRCFHELDQGLRLRIREQERQVLITKLREIEELALDLALVLSSMKD
- the nagA gene encoding N-acetylglucosamine-6-phosphate deacetylase, with the protein product MSQITYLINGRVVTPRKLIEPGYVAFAAGQITAVGPMEELQPPMGAEVIDVADRLVLPGLIDLHTHGYGGIDVETMDRQQFLDLAQHMVSLGVTAFLPTLSATDLKTMYERAELVRWIQGQAHNGANVLGIYFEAPYMNPVYRGAQALEHVRDPLPAEYLPLFDTCGDVLRIVLIAPELPGAMDFIRECVRREIVPALGHCQPSYEVAKEAINAGADHLVHAFNAVPDFKKRDPGVIGAFLNSDHVYLEVISDGHHLHRAAVELLYKFKGPDWLILVSDSAPLTGLPDGIYRGFGQEIELRGFRATLAGRPDVLAGSASGLNRCLQFAVEEVGIPLVQAVQMATSTPAKRLKLTRKGRLEPGLDADLVVLNPDYSAALTFVGGQERYRQWGG
- a CDS encoding 1-acyl-sn-glycerol-3-phosphate acyltransferase, coding for MIFRIRFRWEIVGRENIPKAGPFILAPNHVTFYDSIFVFIACPRRVHFMAKQELFEGYFSRLLMTKLGGFPVRRGTSDRRAISTAISLLKEGKVVGIFFEGERSNDFNVYKPLSGAAMLSTSLGVPIIPCAIVPEARKLRVAFGRPILREKPADPAKKSEVYDQVNRELIDAVLELGAGKLHYVDEYIQPRT
- a CDS encoding type III pantothenate kinase, whose protein sequence is MLLTIDVGNTNITIGAFKEDRLIRTWRIATRPDRTVDEYRFILKSLWQELASPEAIHGCVISSVVPNVTSLVSEAVQRLWQVDSLVVGPGVKSGIKIRGDNPREVGADRIVNAVATYHYYSTPAVVVDCGTAISFDVVTDQAEYIGGAIAPGLNMVADAIVARTAKLKRVELKRPVRAIGRNTEECIQSGIVFGYMGLVEHLIKRIAEELKAEPTVIFTGGQGGVLVEEFEGRFIYDPELTLKGLHIIAKLNGW
- the coaBC gene encoding bifunctional phosphopantothenoylcysteine decarboxylase/phosphopantothenate--cysteine ligase CoaBC, translating into MRGKRIVLGITGGIAAYKAAQICSDLVKAGATVDVIMTKAALEFIGPITLQNIANNKVHIDMFALPENYNVEHVSLAQGADLILIAPATANCIAKLACGLADDLLSCTVLASQAPVLIAPAMNTNMWTNPVTQENVEKLKARGFHFVEPGYGRLACGLIGQGRLAPVDEIVDAAHYVLGQGGPLAGRKIVVTAGGNREPIDPVRFLGNRSSGKTGFHLAREARNRGAQVILISGPTELKPPLGVEFVPVETALEMDAAVKRHVEGCDALIMSAAVADYRVENVASSKHKKQERLTLHLVQNPDILATTNGDFVKIGFAAETEDLLPAMEAKLVKKNLDLIVGNLVGLPDRGFEADTNQVVIMDRSGATEHWPLMDKGELAKKIIDRLQDLLAEK
- a CDS encoding DUF2520 domain-containing protein codes for the protein MQSSELASYFGDVGIIGAGAVGTGLAYALRRAGLGPAAVASRTNARARELIEGLKAGIACSPAELVERCRTVFLTVPDDQILLLSQALPWRKGHIAIHCSGAHSLEVLKPVAEAGGRRGAFHPLNSFPSRKLSRSRLGHSFFGIESDEESLLEALDTLAQTLGRGALHVAGDRRVLYHICGVLASNYLVALLDAAVGLFSSLGYSEEEGLRALSPLVQATWENIGRVGTKAALSGPIARGDGGTVRAHLEYLTQLGEADLLKLYVTLGELTLEVAKAKGTLTGDNYQRLKEIFAQQEG
- a CDS encoding aspartate 1-decarboxylase; protein product: MRNVLKSKLHRARVTDANVDYEGSITIDEELMELADLVPWEKVQVVDVTNGARLETYVIPGSRGSGCIQLNGAAARLIFPNDLVIIMSYTWIDEAMVADHKPKIILLDEQNRPKEVS
- the panB gene encoding 3-methyl-2-oxobutanoate hydroxymethyltransferase translates to MAVTTLDIRNMKGKQKIAMVTAYDALIAKIVDSVGIPLILVGDSVGNTYLGLSNTVPVTIADMIHHTKAVTRATKHALVVADLPFMTYATEEAALHNAGRLLQEGGCQAVKLEGGQEVAGIVRRLVGVGIPVMGHIGLLPQSVNQQGGYRIQGKTAEQAQKLLEDAKAIEASGAFSIVLEGIPHDLAAKITAAVSIPTIGIAAGPDCDGQVQVITDLLGMQEDFVPKHARQYANLAAVIRSSLQQYKEEVEEGTFGR
- a CDS encoding pantoate--beta-alanine ligase produces the protein MKICETIREMREYRKGAQGRVALVPTMGYLHEGHLSLVRQARQENDVVVVSIFVNPTQFGPNEDFARYPRDMERDLNLLRAENVDAVFAPDAEEMYGDGFSTYVEVTGLSEVFEGAVRPGHFRGVATVVLKLFNIVQPHCAYFGQKDAQQAAVLKRMVRDLNVDVTIKTCPTIREADGLAASSRNIYLNAEERAAATLLHQGLQAGRHLWQAGEQDPDVITARIKEVLQHPLITLDYVAVVSPDSFTPVTRVEANHLLIIAAKVGTTRLIDNMSLV